DNA sequence from the Paraburkholderia azotifigens genome:
TATGTACAGGAAGCCTTTATGGTTCGCACGCATCCGCAATGGTTGAAGGTGCGGACCTTGATCGACGAAGGCGCGATTGGCGAATTGCGGGCGGTGACGGGCGGCTTCACCTATAACAACACGAACCCTGACAATATCCGCAACCAGAGCGGACTGGGCGGCGGCGGTCTGCTCGATATTGGCTGCTATCCCATCACAACCTCACGCTTCATTACCAGGTCCGAGCCACAGCGCGTGGTTGCCCTGATGGAGCAGGATCCCGTATTCGACGTGGACCGGCTTGGCTCGGTGATGATGGATTTCGACGGCGTGCAGGCGAGCTTCTTTTACTCGACGCAGACTCACCCGTATCAGCGGATGCAATTTCACGGTACGAAGGGGCGGATCGAGGTCGAGATTCCATTCAATGCACCAAACGATCGACCTACGCGTCTGTTAGTGAGTGATAGCACAAGCGCCGGTGTCGGGACTGATCGCTGGCTGGAACTCCCCGTGTGCGATCAATATGGCGTCGCGGCCGCCACGTTCGCGGAGGCGATATTGAGTGGAAGTCCGCAGGCTATTCCGCTAGAAGATGCGCGCGCAAATATGCGAGTGATCGACGCAGTGTTCCGCTCGGCTCGATCGGGTGCGTGGGAGAAAATTCTGGAACGTTGAGATGCATCAGTTTTAGCTAGCCGTCTGTACCGTGCCAGTGTCCGGGCTGCGCGGTGCAATTAGCGCGGTGACCGCCAGAATTGGTAGCTTTTAAAACTGAAATGCGCCAATGTCTTTTGCTTCGCTTGGCCTGACAATCCCTCGCTGCGCAATGTGCAGCAAGGGATCACCGGAACCTGCGCCGGTGCACAGCCATAGCGCAACACCCGCCGTTTTGCCCGTGCACCGTATTCGACGCGTGCGCTATTGCCACCGCGACTGCCGTCAATGACCCGTCCATCGGAAAGACCGAACATGAAGTTGTGTCCGGTCGCCGGGCGCAGACGGGCGGCCGCGCGTCGCCAGCTGCTCACTTCGCCCCTGTACTCGATAAGCCGCTCGCCTGCGGGGATGGCTGCAAGGCAAATACGCCCTTGGCGTGTATAGGGGAGCGCCGTGGGCTGGGACGTCGTCGAGGAATAGCTTCCCCTCCCATCACCGCCTTATCGGGTAAAACCCTGGGTCTTATTCCACAGGTCCGTCGACTCTGATATAAAGTGCGCTCCGTAGCTGATGACGTTTTAGCACGGCGATTTCTTGCATCGTTGGCAAGGTCGCCCGGACGTATCTGAAAGGAGTGGCATGGCGCGCGTAGTGGTGGTGGGCAGCATCAACATGGACATGGTGGTCGTCACGGACACGTTTCCGCGTCTCGGCGAAACGCTGTTCGGCACCGGCTTTTCGACGAGTCCGGGCGGCAAGGGCGCCAATCAGGCGGTTGCGGCGGCGCGCCTCGGCGCACAGGTGACGATGATCGGCCGCGTGGGCGCCGACGCTTTCGGCGAACAGATGAAGGCGACGCTCGTGCGCGAAGGCGTCGACGTGAGCCATGTGACGACGGACCGCCAGGCGACGGGCATTGCATCGATTACGCTGACGGGCGGCGACAACGCGATCGTCGTCGTGCCGGGCGCGAACTACGCGCTGTCGTCCGAAGACATCGACCGCGCCGCCGAAGCATTCGATCAG
Encoded proteins:
- a CDS encoding Gfo/Idh/MocA family protein, which codes for MAKNEVVWGILGAAKINDKVVVPMHGAPKCRVKGIASRSPEKAREAAARYGLSVAYDSYEALLADPEIDAVYIPLPNHIHVEWTIKSVEAGKHVLCEKPIGLDAQQVERLIAARDRSGRYVQEAFMVRTHPQWLKVRTLIDEGAIGELRAVTGGFTYNNTNPDNIRNQSGLGGGGLLDIGCYPITTSRFITRSEPQRVVALMEQDPVFDVDRLGSVMMDFDGVQASFFYSTQTHPYQRMQFHGTKGRIEVEIPFNAPNDRPTRLLVSDSTSAGVGTDRWLELPVCDQYGVAAATFAEAILSGSPQAIPLEDARANMRVIDAVFRSARSGAWEKILER